The proteins below come from a single Ruegeria sp. SCSIO 43209 genomic window:
- a CDS encoding tellurite resistance TerB family protein yields the protein MTEQTPHPMSPQDCLVAIMVAISASDENIRTAELVKIEGAVNMLPVFAGYDIDRTRRVSQIVFDLFEQVDGLDALFGLIRDNLPERLNETAYALACDVAAADGTLAETELRLLEEIRYELSIDRLHAAAIERGARARHTT from the coding sequence ATGACCGAGCAAACCCCACATCCGATGTCCCCGCAGGATTGCCTTGTGGCGATCATGGTGGCGATTTCCGCTTCGGACGAGAACATCCGAACCGCAGAGCTGGTCAAGATTGAAGGCGCGGTCAACATGCTGCCGGTGTTTGCAGGCTACGACATCGACCGAACCCGCCGCGTCTCGCAGATCGTGTTTGATTTGTTTGAGCAGGTTGACGGGCTGGATGCCCTGTTCGGACTGATCCGTGACAACCTGCCCGAACGCCTGAACGAAACCGCCTACGCGCTGGCCTGTGATGTCGCCGCCGCTGACGGCACTCTGGCCGAAACCGAACTGCGTCTGCTGGAAGAAATCCGGTACGAGCTCAGCATCGACCGCCTGCACGCTGCCGCTATCGAACGCGGGGCACGGGCGCGGCATACAACCTAG
- the dacB gene encoding D-alanyl-D-alanine carboxypeptidase/D-alanyl-D-alanine-endopeptidase produces the protein MVDRISRRLFLGGLGASLVPGTGLAEAPLVSLRPVLRGPQPSGAERLVKAAGLRGEVVFAVADVESGTPLEVFGEGQSLPPASVAKALTALYALDVLGPEYRFETRLIADGPVENGILKGDLILAGGGDPLLDTDALATMAANLRKAGITEVKGAFKVYDGALPYVFSIDPGQPDHLGYSPSISGISLNFNRVHFEWKREGTGYDVTMDARSASYRPSVDMASMRVENRSLPIYTYQPSARQDRWTVAKGALGNGGARWLPVRKPALYAGDVFRTLARVNGIVLGRVQVTRQAPQGTELVVHQSDPLESILKGMLRYSTNITAEMVGLAATKARGVAPQSLEDSAAEMNLWAAERFGADGIAMVDHSGLSGSSRMAPFSLVNTLVAAGQSEELRPLLRSFTLADKNGQPVKDHPIKVDAKTGTLNFVSGLGGYMTTADGVDLAFAIFTADTAHRATIPRASRERPDGARAWNRRSRKLQRNLIERWGALYGS, from the coding sequence ATGGTCGATCGAATTTCGCGTCGTTTGTTTCTGGGTGGATTAGGGGCGTCTCTGGTTCCGGGCACAGGTCTGGCCGAGGCGCCTTTGGTGTCTCTGCGCCCTGTGCTGCGTGGCCCGCAACCCAGCGGGGCTGAGCGGCTGGTTAAGGCGGCGGGGCTGAGGGGCGAGGTTGTTTTTGCCGTGGCCGACGTGGAATCCGGAACGCCGCTGGAGGTGTTCGGCGAGGGCCAAAGCCTACCACCAGCCAGCGTCGCCAAGGCGCTGACCGCGCTTTATGCGCTGGATGTGCTGGGTCCGGAGTATCGGTTCGAAACGCGCTTGATCGCGGATGGACCGGTCGAGAATGGCATTCTGAAAGGCGACCTGATCCTTGCGGGTGGCGGTGATCCGCTGCTGGATACAGACGCGCTGGCCACAATGGCAGCCAATCTGCGCAAGGCCGGGATCACCGAGGTGAAGGGCGCGTTCAAGGTCTATGATGGTGCGCTGCCCTACGTCTTCAGCATTGATCCGGGGCAGCCGGATCATCTGGGCTATAGCCCGTCGATCAGCGGGATTTCCCTGAATTTCAACCGTGTGCATTTCGAGTGGAAACGCGAGGGCACCGGCTATGACGTGACCATGGATGCGCGCAGCGCAAGTTACAGGCCGTCGGTGGATATGGCATCAATGCGGGTCGAGAACCGCAGCCTGCCGATCTACACCTATCAGCCAAGCGCGCGGCAGGATCGCTGGACCGTGGCCAAAGGCGCGCTAGGCAATGGCGGGGCACGCTGGCTGCCGGTACGCAAGCCTGCGCTTTATGCCGGAGATGTGTTCCGCACGCTGGCACGCGTGAATGGGATCGTGCTGGGCCGGGTGCAGGTGACGCGGCAAGCACCGCAAGGGACCGAACTGGTGGTGCATCAGAGCGATCCGTTGGAAAGCATCCTGAAGGGGATGCTGAGATATTCGACCAATATAACCGCCGAAATGGTGGGTTTGGCGGCCACCAAGGCGCGCGGGGTTGCGCCGCAGAGCCTTGAGGACTCGGCCGCAGAAATGAACCTGTGGGCGGCAGAGCGTTTTGGCGCAGATGGGATCGCGATGGTCGATCATTCCGGACTTAGCGGTTCCTCACGTATGGCCCCCTTCAGTCTGGTCAATACGCTGGTGGCGGCGGGGCAATCAGAGGAGCTGCGGCCGTTGCTTCGGTCCTTCACGCTGGCCGACAAAAATGGGCAGCCGGTCAAGGATCATCCGATCAAGGTCGACGCAAAGACGGGGACGTTGAACTTCGTCTCGGGTCTTGGCGGTTATATGACAACGGCAGATGGGGTGGATCTGGCGTTTGCGATCTTCACCGCCGATACCGCGCACCGTGCCACGATCCCGCGTGCATCGCGCGAGCGCCCGGACGGCGCGCGGGCCTGGAACCGACGGTCCCGCAAATTGCAACGCAATCTGATTGAGCGTTGGGGTGCGCTCTACGGTAGCTAG
- a CDS encoding nicotinate-nucleotide adenylyltransferase, producing MERSTIPYAGPGQVVGLFGGSFDPPHQGHVHVTREAMKAFGLDRVWWLVSPGNPLKERGPAPLERRVAAARDVMQHPRVDVTDIEALTGTRATADTLAALRRLYPQVRFVWLMGADNLAQFHRWKDWRQIMDSVPVGVVARPGDRISARMSPAARLYAKYRIDGQARHLLGRAEAPAWCFVNVPMVDVSSTELRNRGNWSDGVLPE from the coding sequence ATGGAACGCAGTACCATTCCATATGCGGGGCCCGGGCAGGTCGTGGGGTTGTTCGGAGGGTCATTTGATCCTCCGCATCAAGGTCATGTGCATGTGACGCGCGAGGCGATGAAGGCGTTCGGGCTGGATCGGGTGTGGTGGCTGGTGTCGCCGGGCAATCCGTTGAAGGAGCGGGGGCCTGCGCCTTTGGAGCGGCGGGTTGCGGCGGCGCGGGACGTGATGCAGCATCCGCGCGTTGATGTGACGGATATTGAGGCGCTGACGGGGACGCGGGCGACGGCGGATACACTGGCGGCGCTGCGGCGGCTTTATCCGCAGGTTCGGTTTGTATGGCTGATGGGGGCCGACAATCTGGCGCAGTTTCACCGCTGGAAAGACTGGCGACAGATCATGGACAGCGTGCCTGTGGGCGTTGTGGCGCGGCCTGGGGACCGGATTTCTGCTCGGATGTCTCCGGCGGCTCGGCTTTATGCCAAGTACCGTATCGATGGGCAGGCGCGGCATTTGCTGGGGCGGGCGGAGGCTCCGGCGTGGTGTTTTGTGAACGTGCCGATGGTTGACGTCAGTTCGACCGAGTTGCGCAATCGCGGGAATTGGAGCGATGGGGTGTTGCCCGAATGA
- a CDS encoding substrate-binding domain-containing protein: MPIAQALREDLNQYATRVAALRETGPGTLLIGCGPLTTRTLILPALRSVRQVMPDLRFRILVSAYARPLDLLQAGKFDMFLGDLTYTPEADNVEIMVMEKQQIQFVAHRDHKIHQRGPQTMAGIFDFPFASPHLHKHWKAALTKALGGGAEAVEKVNAQPHIECDDYNLLTGLLAEPDYIVGGMADTFADLIHAKTVKPVSMAQNLTWNICAARKSQNTSDAVELFWSELAKYRA; encoded by the coding sequence TTGCCAATCGCCCAGGCGCTGCGCGAAGACCTGAACCAGTATGCAACGCGCGTGGCCGCTTTGCGCGAAACCGGGCCGGGCACTTTGCTGATCGGTTGCGGGCCTCTGACCACGAGAACCCTGATCCTGCCCGCCCTGCGATCAGTGCGGCAAGTGATGCCTGATCTTCGTTTCCGAATTCTGGTAAGCGCCTACGCACGACCGCTTGATTTGTTGCAGGCGGGAAAGTTCGACATGTTCCTGGGTGACCTGACCTACACACCCGAAGCTGACAACGTCGAGATTATGGTGATGGAGAAACAACAAATCCAGTTTGTGGCACATCGCGACCATAAGATTCATCAGCGTGGCCCGCAAACGATGGCAGGCATATTCGATTTTCCCTTTGCATCTCCGCATCTCCACAAACACTGGAAAGCCGCTTTGACAAAAGCACTTGGTGGCGGTGCTGAAGCCGTCGAAAAGGTGAATGCACAGCCGCATATCGAATGCGACGACTACAACCTCCTGACCGGATTGTTGGCAGAACCGGACTACATCGTGGGAGGGATGGCGGACACATTTGCGGATCTGATCCATGCAAAGACGGTGAAACCCGTGTCTATGGCACAGAACCTTACGTGGAACATCTGCGCAGCGCGTAAGTCACAGAACACTTCGGATGCTGTAGAATTATTCTGGAGTGAGCTTGCTAAATATCGGGCATGA